DNA from Xanthomonas hyacinthi:
GCGGCGTTGATCCTGCGCCTGATCCGCGAGCTGGCCCGCTACGAGCGCGCCGAGGACGCGGTGCAGACCGACGAGGACGGCCTGCGCGCCAGCCTGTTCGGCCCCGGCGCCACCGCGCACGCGCTGATCTGCGAGGCCGACGCGCAGCCGATCGGCTACGCGGTGTACTTCTACAACTACTCGACCTGGCTCGGCCGCAACGGCCTGTACCTGGAAGACCTGTACGTGGACCCGGAACACCGTGGCAGCGGCGCCGGCAAGGCCTTGCTGCGGCATCTGGCCCGGCAGGCGCTGGCCGAGGGCTGCGGCCGCTTCGAATGGTCGGTGCTGGACTGGAACCAGCCGGCGATCGACTTCTACCAGGCCGCCGGCGCGCAGGCGCAGGACGAATGGACCGTGTACCGCCTGCAGGGCGAGGCGCTGGCCAGGTTCGCGGCCGGCTGAGCGGCGGCACAAAAAAAAGAACCGCACCGTCGCCAATGCGGCCCCTGGGAGAAATCGGAGGCTGATCCTGCCTCCATCCGTCGTCCTTGCTATGGCCTTCCATGTTCCGGGCGATCGGTGACGCAGGGATGACATTGCGGCGGACAGCGCGGTGCGCTGGCCGGGCGCTGCGCCAGCAACCGACCACGGCAGGCCGGCCGGTGCCGAGGGCGCGGCGTAGCGCGTGCCGGGCGCAGTGCCCAATGGCCGCGCGCCGGCCCCCTGCGCATTCACGATGTCCGCATCCGCCGCCGGCTAGGCTGCCGGCCTGATCGCGGGGAGGTCCGCATGGCAGCACCGCACTGGCGTCTGATCCTCAATGGCAAGTCGGCGGGCGACGCGCCGCTGCGCGAGGCCGTGTCCGCGCTGCGCGCACGCGGCATCCAGTTGCAGGTGCGGGTGACCTGGGAGGAGGGCGATGCCGAGCGCTACGTGGCCGAAGCGGTGGCCGACGGCGCCGACTGCATCGTCGCCGCCGGCGGCGACGGCACCTTGAGCGAGGTGGCCAGCGCGCTGGCCCACCACGACGCCGACGCCGCGGCGCTGCCGGCGCTGGGCCTGGTGCCGTTGGGCACCGCCAACGATTTCGCCACCGCCGCCGGCATTCCCGACACCCCGCTGGCGGCGCTGGAGCTGGTCGCGCAGGCGCCGGCCGTGGCCATCGACCTGCTGCGCATCGAGGCCGAGCACGGGCCGCACTGGTGCGCCAATGTCGCCAGCGGCGGCTTCGGCACCCAGGTCACGGTGGAAACCGACGAGGGCCTGAAGAAGATGCTGGGCGGCCTGGCCTACCTGATCACCGGGATGGGCAAGCTGGGCCGGATCGATCCGATCCAGGCGCGGTTCGAGGGGCCGGAGTTCGCCTGGGAAGGCGAATTCATCGCGCTGGGCCTGGGCAACGGACGCCAGGCCGGCGGCGGCCAGGCGCTGTGCCCGGACGCGGTGCTCGACGACGGCCTGCTCGACCTGACCATCGTCCCGGAGATGAGCGGCGAGGTCGCCGCGACCCTGGGCACGCTGGTCACCTCGGGCAAGCAGGCCGCGCTGGAGCGGGTCGCGGTGCGCGCGCAGCTGCCGTGGCTGCGCATCGACGCGGCCATGCCGCTGACCTTGAACCTGGATGGCGAACCGGAGACCTCGCGGCACTTCCGCATCGATTGCATCGCCGGCCGCCTGCGCATGCACCTGCCGGCCGATTCGGCCTTGCTGCGCGGCCGGGCGGGGTAGTGGCGCGCCGGTCGCTGGCCCGGAGAGCACGCCGCGTCGCGACGGAAGTCGCTCCCACAATGCGACTTGCGCCGCGCCGTCTTCTGGGTGCGCTGTGGGAGGGACTTCAGTCCCGACTGCATCCAGCCCAGGCAGTCCTGTCGCTTTCCAGGCTGTGCAACAGCCTATGCAGTGCAGCGCGGAGGGTCGTCCCTTCTGCAACCGTTGCCAGTCGCCGCAGTTGCGGTAAAGTAGCCGCCGTGTCCAGCCTGACGACCCCGCGTTCCTTCATTTCCGCTCGCCGTGCGTGGCGATGGTGGCCTGCAGCCGTCGTCCGCCCCGCCACCGAGTCCCGCAAGGAAAGTCGTCTTGATCACCCGCGAGTTGTTCCAGCGCTACGCCGCTGAAGGTCACACCCGCATCCCCGTCGTCCGCGAAGTGCTGTCCGACCTGGACACGCCGCTGTCGGTCTATCTCAAGCTCGCCGACGCACCGCATACCTACCTGTTCGAATCGGTCGAAGGCGGCGAACGCTTCGGCCGCTATTCGATCATCGGCCTGCCGGTGCGCCGCGTGTACACGTTCAGCGGGCATACGCTGGAAGTACGCGATCACGGCGAGCTGATCGAGCGCCGCGAGGTCGCCGATCCGTTCGCCGAGGTCGAGGCGCTGCGCTCGGCGCATTCGGTGCCCAAGCTCGACGGCGTGCCCGGCTTCACCGGCGGCCTGGTCGGCTGGTTCGGCTTCGAATGCATCGGCTACATCGAGCCGCGCCTGGCCAGCGGCGACAAGCGCAATGAGCTCGACACCCCCGACATCCTGCTGATGCTGTCCGAAGAGGTCGCCGTGTTCGACAACCTCAAGGGCCGCCTGTACCTGATCGTGCACGCCGATCCGCGCGAGGCCGACGCCTGGGAACGGGCGCAGGCGCGGCTGGACGCGCTGACCGCCACGCTGCGCCAGCCCGGCGCCGGCTATCCGGTGCCGCTGGCGCGCGACGTGCTCGACGAAAGCGACTTCGTGTCCGGCTTCACCCGCGAAGGCTTCATCGCCGCGGTGGAGAAATCCAAGGAATACATCCGCGCCGGCGACATCTTCCAGGTGGTGCTGAGCCAGCGCCTGAGCGTGCCATTCAGCGCGCGCCCGGTGGACGTGTACCGCGCGCTGCGCGCGCTGAATCCGTCGCCGTACATGTATTTCCTCGATGTCGGCGACACCCAGGTGGTCGGCTCCTCGCCGGAGATCCTGGTGCGGCTGGAAGCCGGCCAGGTCACCGTGCGCCCGATCGCCGGCACCCGCCCGCGCGGCAGGACCGTGGAAGAGGACCTGGCGCTGGAAGCGGAACTGCTGGCCGATCCGAAGGAGCGCGCCGAGCACCTGATGCTGATCGACCTCGGCCGCAACGACGCCGGACGGGTGTCGCAGGCCGGCACCGTCGCGGTCGGCGAGCGCTTCGTGATCGAGCGCTACAGCCACGTCATGCACATCGTCAGCGAAGTCACTGGCACCCTGCTGCCCGGGTTGAGCTACGCCGACGTGCTGCGCGCCACGTTCCCGGCCGGCACCGTCAGCGGCGCGCCGAAGATCCGCGCGCTGGAAGTGATCCGCGAGCTGGAGCCGATCAAGCGCAACGTCTATGCCGGCAGCATCGGCTACCTGGGCTGGCACGGCGATGCCGACACCGCGATTGCGATCCGCACCGCGGTGATCAAGCACGGCCGCCTGCACGTGCAGGCCGGCGCCGGCATCGTCTACGACTCCGATCCGCAGAAGGAATGGGACGAGACCATGAACAAGGGCCGCGCGCTGTTCCGCGCGGTGGCCGAGGCGGCGAAGGGGCTGTGAGCGTGTCCGCGCCGACCGCGCGGATCGGCTTCCGCCGCATGGCCGCGCGCCTGCGCGAGGGCCTGGCCGCGGCCGGCGCGCAGTTCGCGTCGGACTCGCCGACCAACCAGCTGTTCGTGGCGCGGCCGGCTGATAGTGGTCGCCCGAGGACCGGCGCACGGTCGGCGACATGCTGCAGCGGCGGAGCGATGCCGAACGCGCCCGCGCCGATGCCGAGGCTGTCGGCGGCAGCCTGATCGACCAGCGCGCGCGCCCTCGACTACCGGCACTGGCACCGATTCCGCATCCAGCGCCTGCGGGACGGGCAGTGGCGCAAGCTGCCCGGCGTGGCGATCTGCCAGCTGCAGCGCCGCGAGGGCATCGACGCGGTATGCGTCTCGCGCTGGCTGTGGGACGGCAGCGTGCCGCGCGTGCAGGACGACCCCGGCCGCAGGTTCCCGCGGAATGAACGCCGCCGCCGATGAGCGCCTGTAACGCCTGCTCGGCGGTCCTGAACTGGGCCGCGTGTGCCGGCTGTTGCGGCTTCGCTTCGCCAACGCCGGGGCGGACGATCCGCTGGTGTCGGTGGGCCTGGACAAGCGCGATCCGGACGCGCATCGCGTGCCGTGCCCGTTGAGCGGAAAGCCGTCGCGGCTGGCACGGTCGATGCGCCTGGACATCGCCGACCTCGATGCCCGCCTGCGCGCGGCCGGGCTGGCCGATTCGCTGCGCGATGCGCTGGAGCGGTTGGAAGGTCCGATCGCCGCGCAGGCGAAACGGCGCAGGGAACTCCAGTCCAGGTGGACCGCGTTGGCGGCCGCTGTCGAGCGCGGCCCGCTGCTGCGCGCCGCGCCATCGTGCCGCGTCCGGCGGCCGCGCGCCACTGGCCCTGTTCAGCCACTGGCCCTGTTCAAGCGCCACGCCGTATATTGCCCGACACGCGCGGTGGTCCGCGCCCGACCGCCGGTCCCTGCGTGCGCTTGCCTTCCCGTTCCGTGTTGCTGCTGCCGTTGTTGCGCCGCTCGTTGCTGCTGCTGTGCCTGTGCCTGTGCCTGAGCGCGGCCGCGCAGCCGCAGGACGAGGCGCAGGCCCAGGCCCCCGACCCGCAGGCCTTGCTGAGCCGCGCCGAGCAGGCGTTGCAGGACGCCCGGCGCGACCAGGACAGCGCGGCCGACCAGCAGACCCTGCGCGCGTTGGTCGGGAAGGTATCCGACGCGCAGCGCGATGCGGAAGCGGCAGTGGCGGCGCTGGTCCCGCAACTGGCCCAGGTCGATGCGCGCCTGCAGCAGCTGGGACCGGTCAGCGAGGGCGAGGCGCACGACATCGCCGCACAGCGCAAGGATCTCGCCAAGCAGCGCGCGCCGCTGGATTCGGCGATCAAGCGCGGCAAGCTGCTGGCGGTGGAAGCCGAGCAGCTCGGCGAGGAAAACGAGCGCGCGCGCGCCGAGCACTTCAGCCAGGAATTGTCGCGGCGCTCGGCGTCGCCGCTGTCGCCGGCGCTGTGGCGGCGGTTCGCCAGCGATTTCCCCGCCGACCGCGAGCGCGTGATGGGCCTGTACCGCCTGAGCGCGCAGACGCTGGATGCCGCCATCGCCGAACACGGCGTCGGCGCGCTCGGCCTCGGCGCGGTGGTCGCGCTGTTGCTGCTGTTTCCGCTGCGCTACCTGCTGCGCTGGCTGGGCAAGCGCTACGCCACGACGCGCGCGCCGGGCAGCCGCCTGCGCCGCTCCGGGCTGGCGCTGTGGTTCCTGTTGCTGGGCACGCTGACGCCCGGCCTGGCCGTGCTGGCGCTGGCCGAGAGCCTGCGCAGCATCGGCGCGGTGCCGGCGCGGCTGGACAGCGCGCTCAGCAGCTTCGTCGTGGTCAGTTTCGCCGCCGCGTTCATGGGGTCGCTGGGTGCCAGCGTGCTGCTGCCGAACCAGCCGACGTGGCGGCTGTTCCCGATCGACGACGCCACCGCGCGGCAGCTGCGCAAGTACACCTGGGCCACCGCGCTGCTGGCCTGGGTCGGTAGCCTGCTGCTGGTGATCAACGAGGCCAGCCGGACCAGCGAGTCGGCCACCCTCGCCGCCGACGGCATCGTTGCGCTGGCCCATGCGCTGCTGATCCTGGCGATCCTGTCCAGCCTGTCGCGGCTGCGCCAGCGCCAGTACGCCGCGGCCGCAGCGCAGGCGCACGCGCATGCGCACGCGCACCCGCCACCGCTGGCGGGACAGCACGGCGGTGCGCTGGCGCTGGTCGAGCTGCTGGTCAAGGTCGCGGTGGTGGTGGCGCTGCTGGCGGCGCTGCTGGGCTATCTGCACCTGGGCCTGTTCATCACCCAGCAGATCATCTGGATCACGATGATCGCCGGCGCGATCCGCCTGCTGATGAACTTCGCCGACGATTTCGCGCTGTGGCTGTTCGCCCTCGAAGGCCGCATCGGCCGCGCCGCCAACGGCGCGTTCGGCGTACGCGTCAGCCGGCTGGAGCAGGCGGGGGTGTTGACCTCCGCGGTGCTGCGCGTGGGCCTGCTGCTGATCGGCCTGGGCGCGCTGCTGATGCCGTTCGGAACCAACTTCACCACCCTGACCGATTGGTTCTCGGCGCTGTCGGACGGCATCCGGCTCGGCAAGGACACGGTGCTGTCTCCGGGCGCGATCATGCGTGCGGTGCTGGTGCTGATCCTCGGCTTGGTGGTGATGCAGTCCCTGCATGGCTGGCTGGTCAAGACCTATCTGCCGAAGACCGAGCTGGACGACGGTTCGCGCAATTCGATCAGCACCGTGGCCCGCTATGTCGGCATCCTGCTGGCCGCGCTATGGGCGCTGGCCGCGCTGGGCATCGGCGTGGAGAAGATCGCACTAGTGGTCAGCGCGCTGTCGGTGGGCATCGGCTTCGGTCTGCAGTCGATCACCCAGAACTTCGTGTCCGGCCTGATTCTGCTGGCCGAGCGCCCGGTCAAGATCGGCGACTGGATCCGGATCGGCGACCAGGAAGGCGACGTGCGCCGGATCAGCGTGCGTTCCACCGAGATCCAGGTCGGCGATTTTTCGACGTTGATCGTGCCCAACTCCGAGCTGATCACCAAGATCCTGCGCAACATGACCATGGCCGGGCCGCTGGGGCGGATGCAGATCCAGTTCGCGGTGTCGCTGGGCACCGACGTGGTCAAGCTGCGCGAGCTGCTGCTGGAACTCTACCTCGCCCACCCGGGCGTGCTGGAGGATCCGGCGCCGTCGGTGTTCATCGATTCCATCGACAGCGGCCACATCACCCTCAACAGTTTCGCCTACGTCGGCAATCCGCGGCTGAGCTACGGCATCCGCAGCGATCTGTTCTTCAGCCTGCTGCAGCGCC
Protein-coding regions in this window:
- a CDS encoding GNAT family N-acetyltransferase, with translation MAALHIRPATADDAALILRLIRELARYERAEDAVQTDEDGLRASLFGPGATAHALICEADAQPIGYAVYFYNYSTWLGRNGLYLEDLYVDPEHRGSGAGKALLRHLARQALAEGCGRFEWSVLDWNQPAIDFYQAAGAQAQDEWTVYRLQGEALARFAAG
- a CDS encoding DUF3772 domain-containing protein, with protein sequence MRRSLLLLCLCLCLSAAAQPQDEAQAQAPDPQALLSRAEQALQDARRDQDSAADQQTLRALVGKVSDAQRDAEAAVAALVPQLAQVDARLQQLGPVSEGEAHDIAAQRKDLAKQRAPLDSAIKRGKLLAVEAEQLGEENERARAEHFSQELSRRSASPLSPALWRRFASDFPADRERVMGLYRLSAQTLDAAIAEHGVGALGLGAVVALLLLFPLRYLLRWLGKRYATTRAPGSRLRRSGLALWFLLLGTLTPGLAVLALAESLRSIGAVPARLDSALSSFVVVSFAAAFMGSLGASVLLPNQPTWRLFPIDDATARQLRKYTWATALLAWVGSLLLVINEASRTSESATLAADGIVALAHALLILAILSSLSRLRQRQYAAAAAQAHAHAHAHPPPLAGQHGGALALVELLVKVAVVVALLAALLGYLHLGLFITQQIIWITMIAGAIRLLMNFADDFALWLFALEGRIGRAANGAFGVRVSRLEQAGVLTSAVLRVGLLLIGLGALLMPFGTNFTTLTDWFSALSDGIRLGKDTVLSPGAIMRAVLVLILGLVVMQSLHGWLVKTYLPKTELDDGSRNSISTVARYVGILLAALWALAALGIGVEKIALVVSALSVGIGFGLQSITQNFVSGLILLAERPVKIGDWIRIGDQEGDVRRISVRSTEIQVGDFSTLIVPNSELITKILRNMTMAGPLGRMQIQFAVSLGTDVVKLRELLLELYLAHPGVLEDPAPSVFIDSIDSGHITLNSFAYVGNPRLSYGIRSDLFFSLLQRLAEEGIALESPQELRLLRKEP
- the trpE gene encoding anthranilate synthase component I, which codes for MITRELFQRYAAEGHTRIPVVREVLSDLDTPLSVYLKLADAPHTYLFESVEGGERFGRYSIIGLPVRRVYTFSGHTLEVRDHGELIERREVADPFAEVEALRSAHSVPKLDGVPGFTGGLVGWFGFECIGYIEPRLASGDKRNELDTPDILLMLSEEVAVFDNLKGRLYLIVHADPREADAWERAQARLDALTATLRQPGAGYPVPLARDVLDESDFVSGFTREGFIAAVEKSKEYIRAGDIFQVVLSQRLSVPFSARPVDVYRALRALNPSPYMYFLDVGDTQVVGSSPEILVRLEAGQVTVRPIAGTRPRGRTVEEDLALEAELLADPKERAEHLMLIDLGRNDAGRVSQAGTVAVGERFVIERYSHVMHIVSEVTGTLLPGLSYADVLRATFPAGTVSGAPKIRALEVIRELEPIKRNVYAGSIGYLGWHGDADTAIAIRTAVIKHGRLHVQAGAGIVYDSDPQKEWDETMNKGRALFRAVAEAAKGL
- a CDS encoding TIGR02679 domain-containing protein, producing the protein MCRLLRLRFANAGADDPLVSVGLDKRDPDAHRVPCPLSGKPSRLARSMRLDIADLDARLRAAGLADSLRDALERLEGPIAAQAKRRRELQSRWTALAAAVERGPLLRAAPSCRVRRPRATGPVQPLALFKRHAVYCPTRAVVRARPPVPACACLPVPCCCCRCCAARCCCCACACA
- the yegS gene encoding lipid kinase YegS, yielding MAAPHWRLILNGKSAGDAPLREAVSALRARGIQLQVRVTWEEGDAERYVAEAVADGADCIVAAGGDGTLSEVASALAHHDADAAALPALGLVPLGTANDFATAAGIPDTPLAALELVAQAPAVAIDLLRIEAEHGPHWCANVASGGFGTQVTVETDEGLKKMLGGLAYLITGMGKLGRIDPIQARFEGPEFAWEGEFIALGLGNGRQAGGGQALCPDAVLDDGLLDLTIVPEMSGEVAATLGTLVTSGKQAALERVAVRAQLPWLRIDAAMPLTLNLDGEPETSRHFRIDCIAGRLRMHLPADSALLRGRAG